The Polyangiaceae bacterium genomic interval ACCGGGTTCTTGTTCTTGGCGTCGATCAGCGCGATGGGCGTCGACGCGACGTGAGGCAGGCGGCCGGTGAGGAGCTCGTAGAGCACCGCACCGAGGGCATAGATGTCGCTCCGGGCGTCGCCGGCTTCGCCGCGCGCTTGCTCCGGAGCCATGTATTCGAGGGTGCCGACGAGGGAGAGCCCGCCGCCCTCCTGCTCGATCGTGTTGTTCTGCTTGGCCACCCCGAAGTCCAAGAGCTTCACCGTTCCATTCTTGGTCTGGAACAGGTTCCCCGGTTTGATGTCCCGGTGGACGACGCCGGCGGCATGCGCCACGGTCAGCGCGCGACAGGCTTCGATGCCGACGCGAAGCGCGTGCTTGATCGGCATGGTGCGCTCGCGCTCGACGAAGCGATCCAGCGATTCTCCCGTGAGGAGCTCCATCGCGTAGAACGGGCGGCCGTCACTGGTGAAGCCGAAGTCGTGCAGGGTGACCAGATTCTCGTGCTCGAGCCGGGCGATGGTGCGGGCTTCCGCCCGCAGGCGCTCGGCGGCCGCCACGGAGGCGGAGTCGTTCTCGAGCAGCTTGAGGGCGACGGTGCGGCCCAGATCCACGTGCAGCGCCTCGTGCACCTCGCCCATGGCCCCGCGGCCGATGGAACGCAGGGGTCGATAGCGGGTACCGGGCAACAGCGTCGAGTCCTCCGCGCCGGTGGTGGGCGCCGGCGTCGGTGACGGCACCGGCAGCACCAGCCGTGGCTTCCGCTTTCGGGCGAGAGCCACCAGCTTCTGAAACTCGATGCGAGTGCGGGCCGGCTCCGAAGGGTACAGACGGTTCATGAGCTGGCTGATGCGAGCCCTCACGCTGCGCTCGCCGTCCGCGAGGCTGGGGGCGCGCTTGAGCACTTGGACGAGGTCGTTCAGGGCTTCGCGCGCCGAGCCGTAGCGTTCGCCGAGCTTGGTGGCGGTGAGCTTGGCGATGACGGAGTCGAGCTCCCCGGGGCCGTCCACCAGCTGCGCGATCGGGCTCGGACTGCGACGCCCCTGGCCCACTGCGGCCAAGTGCTCCGCTGCGTCTCCCGACAAGAAGCGCCGGCCCGCGAGCAGCTCCCAGAGCATGACCCCGAAGGCGTAGATGTCCGCTGGTACTCCGCCCGGCGTGTTGTTGGCGACCTCTGGGGCCACGTAGCCGGGTTTGGCGAAGACGATGCCCGCCACGGTGTGACAGCGGCGGTTTTCGCCGCGCGCGGTTCCGAAGTCGATGAGCTTGATGTCGCCGCCGTAGCTCACCATCACGTTCTGCGGGCTGAGGTCCCGATGAACGATCTCGAGCGGGCGGCCCGCCGCGTCGGTACGCTCGTGGACGTGCGCCAGGGCATCGGCCATCGCCACACCGAGGGCCACCGCCTCGGGCCACGCGACCCGCGCTCCGAGCTGTTGGGCGCGATTTCGGATCTCGCCGAGGTTTCGTCCCTCGACGTGCTCGACCACGACGAAGGGCTTGCCCTCTTCGTCCTTGGCGGCTTCCAGGATCTGCGCGACACCGGGATGCTGCAGCTGGGCCTGGATGCGCGCCTCGTCCAGGAAGCGGGCCAAGAAGGATTTGTCGTCCGCGTGCTCGCGGCGGATGATCTTGACCACGCAGGGCCGCTCGGCGCCTTCGATCCCGCCCGCGCTGGCGAGATACACCTCGCCCATGCCGCCACGAGCCAGCTGCCGCAGCAGCATCAAGCGACCGAAGGGCCGGGGCAGTCGCTCCGCGTCGCTGACATCGGTGGATTTTTCACCGGATTTCGATGACTTACGGCTCTGCCTCGGGTCCGCCATTGGGGCATGGTGCCAATGTAGGATAAGGTGGCCAAGAAAACGACACGGGCCATCTCCGGTGCAGGGAATCATCCGCGGGGCGTGTGGGTTGTTCGAACCACGGTGAGGTGTAGACTCCCCGGCGACTTGACCACCGCGTGTCCCCAGAGAGCGCTATTTCGGCGAGCCCTGCGCTTGGCGCTGGCCGTGTGTGCCCTGGCGGTCGTGGTCGGCTTCCCCCGTTTCGCCCACGCCGCCGTCGCGGGCATGTGCGACGAGAACGCCCAGAGCATCGCGGCGCCGTTGCAGCTCGTGCCGTCGCACAATGGCGAGGCGCGAGGTTGCGAAACCGACAAGAGTGACGGGCTGGGCAACGCGCCGGCTCCCGCGCCGAGCCAACAAATCTCTGCAGCCCCAGTTTTCGATCGGGCGCCCCCGGCGACGTTCGCTTGGAGCTTCCGTTCGCGCGGCGATCGCATCGCTGCCCCCGAAGTCGTCCGTGCTCCGACCCGCCCTGGGTTTGGCGCCGAGATCTTCCGCCCGCCTCGCGGATAGCGGCTTCGCTAACAGACGTGACGGATCACCCTTGGGCTCGTCCCTGACGAGCAAGCCCCTGGGGATCCGACCGGGCACGCTGCCGGGCTCGAGGCCGCTCGTTGGATGGGCCGCCGAGCTCGGTGCCAGCAATGACTTTCATCGTTCGATGATTCGAAACGTGTTCAGGAGAAGGAAATGAACAAAGGAACAGCCATAGTGGGCTTCTTCCTCTGCTTCTTGGCAGGGATGGGCCTGATGTGGGGAGTCGATCGCAGCAAGGGCGTGTCCATCACGTCCGAGAGCGCGTCGGCGGGCTCCCTCGACCACAGCGCGTCGCCGGTCCCGGTGACGGGCAAGGACCCCCAGTGGGGCAACCCCGATGCTCTCGTGACCATCGTGGAGTTCTCCGACTTCGAGTGTCCGTTCTGCGGCCGCGTGGAACCGACCATCGACAAGATCAAG includes:
- a CDS encoding serine/threonine protein kinase, producing MADPRQSRKSSKSGEKSTDVSDAERLPRPFGRLMLLRQLARGGMGEVYLASAGGIEGAERPCVVKIIRREHADDKSFLARFLDEARIQAQLQHPGVAQILEAAKDEEGKPFVVVEHVEGRNLGEIRNRAQQLGARVAWPEAVALGVAMADALAHVHERTDAAGRPLEIVHRDLSPQNVMVSYGGDIKLIDFGTARGENRRCHTVAGIVFAKPGYVAPEVANNTPGGVPADIYAFGVMLWELLAGRRFLSGDAAEHLAAVGQGRRSPSPIAQLVDGPGELDSVIAKLTATKLGERYGSAREALNDLVQVLKRAPSLADGERSVRARISQLMNRLYPSEPARTRIEFQKLVALARKRKPRLVLPVPSPTPAPTTGAEDSTLLPGTRYRPLRSIGRGAMGEVHEALHVDLGRTVALKLLENDSASVAAAERLRAEARTIARLEHENLVTLHDFGFTSDGRPFYAMELLTGESLDRFVERERTMPIKHALRVGIEACRALTVAHAAGVVHRDIKPGNLFQTKNGTVKLLDFGVAKQNNTIEQEGGGLSLVGTLEYMAPEQARGEAGDARSDIYALGAVLYELLTGRLPHVASTPIALIDAKNKNPVEAPSVRAKQRGLSKMVDKTILRALDKDPDKRFESAEEMRAALEAALREPEMRRRRRRRFGFAAIGVITLALGAGVAVGATKPDVRARALASVQPLVQKIQSLRGQKSEAVAAAVVAPAPEAAPAEEPVPAVDEVEEAEPAAANETEDEAAPAEEVAAADADEGSTDDGEAQADSAESADQADAPEQAEPEQKTAEFAAEPVSETPASEEIESKITEAQDMMKNGQKVKGFNQLRRLGKNHRKDKRVLEAWCTAAIQMKGWGEAYRVARQWASVDRSPEARIQLARMERAVGKREHAIHTLTALLQERPGHEEARHMLRSLTGDAKVAQR